Genomic segment of Fusobacterium sp. SYSU M8D902:
ACTTGGAAATTCATCTTTTCCATATCAAATACTTCTCCATTTATTGTATTAGATTTAGAAGTAGTTTTTAAAGTAAAATTCAAAGTTTTTAACTTTGTTAAATCATCTTTAATTTCAGGTAAAATACTTAGATTTTTTGGAAGTTTAGTCAAACTTTCTCTATTAGTTTTTCTAAACTCAAGGGCTTTAACACCATTTATATACAGATAATCTTTTGTCTCTAAGATTTCACTATCTACAATAATCTCAGCACGTTCACCAGGAGCTAAAATAAGTTTTTTCATCTCCACAGGAGAAGTTAAAAGTCCTCCATCACTAGCAATTTGAAAAAAGCTTCTATTTGATAAATCAATGTTGTAATTTGTTGCATTACTTCCATTGATAACTCTCAATCTTGTTAAACCTTTTGGAATATTCATATATGGTGAAACGATTCCATTTACCATTAAATATCCTCCCGATTTCCCATGAATTTTCTCCATATGATTTGTTTTATATTCCAACTTCCCCTCTGAAGATAGCTTCTTATCTTGAATGACTATCGGAAAATCATTGAATCCATACTCTCTTGGAATAGCTAATTCATTACTCTTCTCATCACTTAAATATATCAATCCTGCCAAGCCTTTGTACACTTGTTGAGCTGTCTTATGCATTGGGTGTGGATGAAACCACAGAGTAGCCTCTGGTTGATTCAATGTAAATTCAACTGTCTTTTTACTATTAGGTAAAATATCTGAATTGTGAACTCCATCTGATTCTTGAGAAACAATAGCTCCATGCCAATGAACTGTTGTTTCCTCTGATAAACTATTCGATATATTAATTCTAGTCTTCTCTCCCTTTTCTAAAGCTAGAACAGGGCCTAATATTGGACCATTATATCCATAGGTTTCAGTTTTTTTTCCTTTTAAAAATTCCCATTCACCTTTTTTTATATCTAAATTAAAAACTCTTGTATTGTCTATAAGCTTTCCTTTTAAAAGTGGTGGTACTAATAGTTCTCTTTCAAATTTTATCTCTCTATTCTTTTCAAACTTAGTCATATGAGAATGGTGACTAGAACTCTCCATCTTATGATTACTGTTGTGATCCTCCATGGCGTAACCAGCTATAGATGTTAAAAATAGTGATACAGCTATTATTTTTTTCATTTTATTATC
This window contains:
- a CDS encoding multicopper oxidase domain-containing protein; translated protein: MKKIIAVSLFLTSIAGYAMEDHNSNHKMESSSHHSHMTKFEKNREIKFERELLVPPLLKGKLIDNTRVFNLDIKKGEWEFLKGKKTETYGYNGPILGPVLALEKGEKTRINISNSLSEETTVHWHGAIVSQESDGVHNSDILPNSKKTVEFTLNQPEATLWFHPHPMHKTAQQVYKGLAGLIYLSDEKSNELAIPREYGFNDFPIVIQDKKLSSEGKLEYKTNHMEKIHGKSGGYLMVNGIVSPYMNIPKGLTRLRVINGSNATNYNIDLSNRSFFQIASDGGLLTSPVEMKKLILAPGERAEIIVDSEILETKDYLYINGVKALEFRKTNRESLTKLPKNLSILPEIKDDLTKLKTLNFTLKTTSKSNTINGEVFDMEKMNFQVKKGEKQIWNIVNSDGMMDMPHPFHVHGAQFRILERNGQLPPLNEQGWKDTVNLKAGDNVKILVEYKTDGITVYHCHILEHEETGMMGQFQIIDR